Proteins from a genomic interval of Diaminobutyricimonas aerilata:
- a CDS encoding coenzyme F420-0:L-glutamate ligase, with protein MTAPRLTAWAVDGIPEVHPGDDLVALVGDALADEGIEHGDIVAVTSKIVSKAEGRVVAATDREDAITAETVRLVASRVHPNGVTRIVENRLGLVMAAAGVDASNVAEGTVLLLPEDPDATARTLASALRTRFGVEVGVVISDTAGRPWRDGQTDIAIGAAGIRVLDDLRGSTDAHGRRLDVTAPAVADEIAAVADLVKGKASGRPVAVVRGLGHLVGPVDLPGARALVRTGENDMFRMGTAEAIALGRRLERESRDADTE; from the coding sequence ATGACCGCGCCGCGGCTGACCGCCTGGGCGGTCGACGGCATCCCGGAGGTGCACCCCGGCGACGACCTCGTCGCGCTCGTCGGCGACGCGCTTGCCGACGAGGGGATCGAGCACGGCGACATCGTCGCCGTCACGAGCAAGATCGTCAGCAAGGCCGAGGGACGCGTCGTCGCGGCGACCGACCGGGAGGACGCGATCACGGCGGAAACGGTGCGGCTCGTCGCCTCGCGCGTGCACCCGAACGGCGTCACCCGGATCGTCGAGAACCGGCTCGGACTCGTCATGGCCGCCGCCGGGGTCGACGCGTCGAACGTCGCCGAGGGCACCGTGCTGCTGCTGCCGGAGGACCCGGACGCGACGGCGCGCACACTCGCCTCCGCCTTGCGCACGCGCTTCGGCGTCGAGGTCGGCGTCGTCATCAGCGACACCGCAGGCCGCCCCTGGCGTGACGGACAGACCGACATCGCGATCGGTGCCGCCGGCATCCGCGTGCTCGACGACCTGCGCGGCAGCACGGATGCGCACGGCCGCCGCCTCGACGTCACCGCCCCCGCGGTCGCCGACGAGATCGCCGCCGTCGCCGACCTCGTGAAGGGCAAGGCGAGCGGCCGCCCGGTCGCGGTGGTGCGCGGCCTCGGGCACCTCGTCGGTCCGGTCGACCTCCCGGGCGCCCGCGCCCTCGTCCGCACCGGCGAGAACGACATGTTCCGGATGGGCACGGCCGAGGCGATCGCGCTCGGCCGCCGCCTCGAACGCGAGTCGCGCGACGCGGACACCGAGTAG
- a CDS encoding alpha/beta fold hydrolase — translation MTQGAYTEINGIALYYEIHGADNPGTPLILLHGGAYTFHLSFDAVLPALSTDHRVIGIELQGHGHTADSDRPFTLQQCAEDVLALMDHLDIGEADFFGFSIGGLTATEVAVRAPERVRRLVLAASHFGRTRGVGYYSDITDVKLDSPRMPTEEQGNAMIAAYAEVAPNPDGFFDFVPKAQSEVHEFEGWSPEQLAGLTMPVLIIIGDTDFVRLEHAVEMKESVPDGQLAILPGTKHLEVIRPDLVLPMVSAFLA, via the coding sequence ATGACGCAGGGCGCCTACACCGAGATCAACGGCATCGCCCTCTATTACGAGATCCACGGGGCCGACAACCCGGGCACGCCGCTCATCCTCCTCCACGGCGGCGCGTACACGTTCCACCTGAGTTTCGACGCGGTCCTGCCGGCCTTGAGCACCGACCATCGCGTGATCGGCATCGAGCTGCAGGGGCACGGCCACACGGCCGACAGCGATCGCCCGTTCACGCTGCAGCAGTGCGCCGAGGACGTTCTCGCGCTGATGGATCACCTCGACATCGGCGAGGCCGACTTCTTCGGCTTCAGTATCGGCGGACTGACCGCCACCGAGGTCGCCGTGCGAGCGCCGGAGCGCGTACGCCGGCTGGTGCTGGCCGCGTCGCACTTCGGGCGGACCAGGGGCGTCGGCTACTACTCCGACATCACCGACGTGAAACTCGATTCCCCACGGATGCCGACCGAGGAGCAGGGCAACGCGATGATCGCCGCCTACGCCGAGGTCGCCCCGAACCCCGACGGCTTCTTCGACTTCGTGCCGAAGGCGCAGTCGGAAGTGCACGAGTTCGAGGGGTGGTCCCCCGAGCAGCTCGCCGGGCTGACCATGCCCGTCCTCATCATCATCGGTGACACCGACTTCGTCCGTCTCGAGCACGCGGTCGAGATGAAGGAGTCGGTGCCGGATGGGCAGCTGGCGATCCTTCCAGGTACCAAGCACCTGGAGGTCATCCGGCCCGATCTCGTGCTGCCCATGGTGTCCGCGTTCCTCGCTTGA
- a CDS encoding dihydrofolate reductase family protein, giving the protein MSKLIEYDHLSIDGKQAGDAWWAGQQDIVPGEMHFTYQLGLLSSAVGIVLGRETYEGFAQTWPTLTGDVADRINPLPKYVATRSLTDFSWNAQPLEGDAVEAVARLKDAGDGTLIKYGNGAFSRALFEAGLIDELHLSVSPFVAGAGESLFSGLVTTRLELTNVTEVGNGTVVLAYVPKR; this is encoded by the coding sequence ATGAGCAAGCTGATCGAGTACGACCACCTGTCCATCGACGGGAAGCAAGCGGGCGACGCCTGGTGGGCGGGCCAGCAGGATATCGTCCCCGGCGAGATGCACTTCACCTATCAGCTCGGGCTGCTCTCCTCGGCCGTGGGCATCGTGCTCGGGCGGGAGACCTACGAGGGGTTCGCCCAGACCTGGCCGACTCTCACCGGGGACGTGGCCGACAGAATCAACCCGCTGCCGAAATACGTCGCGACGAGATCCTTGACCGACTTCAGCTGGAACGCGCAGCCTCTCGAAGGCGACGCCGTGGAGGCGGTCGCGCGACTCAAGGACGCCGGCGACGGCACCCTTATCAAGTACGGCAACGGCGCGTTCAGCCGGGCGCTCTTCGAGGCGGGCCTGATCGATGAGCTGCATCTCAGCGTTTCGCCCTTCGTCGCCGGAGCCGGCGAGTCGCTGTTCTCAGGGCTGGTCACGACCCGACTCGAGCTGACGAACGTGACCGAGGTCGGCAACGGCACCGTGGTCCTGGCCTACGTGCCCAAGCGATGA
- a CDS encoding helix-turn-helix domain-containing protein, translating to MSLIFNEAVVDEPMVQRVWWSTCEAEMVFSSSVKTSSMIAFARSPEGETSVHLRGPEQSSAPVGCDAGWDFFGVDLRMGTFWPRFPPMRLADRQDALLPTLPGNRIALDKVEWEMPTVQNVDVFVRRLADAGLLVFDPLIDDIRHGGRPRGMSERTAQIRFRGAVGLSRRKLGSIERARSAARLLIRGGSISDAVAVGGYYDHPQLVRAMRWATGQTPLELRAGKTYVAF from the coding sequence GTGTCGCTGATCTTCAACGAGGCCGTCGTCGACGAGCCGATGGTGCAGCGAGTGTGGTGGTCGACGTGCGAGGCCGAGATGGTGTTCTCGTCATCGGTCAAGACGTCATCGATGATCGCCTTCGCCCGGAGCCCGGAGGGCGAGACGTCAGTCCATCTGCGCGGACCGGAGCAGTCGAGCGCGCCGGTGGGATGCGATGCGGGGTGGGACTTCTTCGGCGTCGATCTGCGGATGGGCACCTTCTGGCCGCGGTTCCCGCCGATGCGCCTGGCCGACCGGCAGGATGCGCTGCTGCCGACTCTCCCGGGCAACCGGATCGCGCTCGACAAGGTGGAGTGGGAGATGCCGACCGTCCAGAATGTGGACGTCTTCGTCCGGCGGCTGGCCGACGCCGGCCTGCTGGTATTCGATCCGCTCATCGATGACATCCGCCACGGCGGGCGGCCGCGGGGCATGTCGGAACGGACCGCGCAGATCCGGTTCCGCGGAGCCGTCGGGCTCTCACGTCGCAAACTCGGGAGTATCGAGCGCGCACGGAGCGCGGCTCGGTTGCTCATCCGGGGCGGATCGATCTCCGATGCCGTCGCCGTGGGCGGGTACTACGACCACCCGCAACTCGTCAGGGCGATGCGCTGGGCGACCGGCCAGACCCCGCTCGAGCTGAGGGCGGGCAAGACATATGTCGCCTTCTAA
- a CDS encoding MFS transporter, with protein sequence MSHYVSQPPNPLRHRWGILWLVGVAQLMLIVDVTVVAIALPHIGDDLGLDRQALTWVVSGYTLAFGGLLLVGGRIVDLMGARRVVLAALTAFVLASLAAGFADSGTVLLTARVAQGVSAAFLSPAALSVVVTTFDGDERNRALGIWSALGGAGAALGALLGGLLAGGPGWPWMFFMNIPVGVVLVVALQRLLPRIPRGAAAGRIDVLGAVLVTAGTGLLTFALIRAGDAGWLDAVVLWCASGAVVLYVAFTARQLTARVPLMQVRMLARRPVATGTALIAAATALMVMMLFLGTFYLQEDEGLGALVTGLLFLPVAVATMVGAQVAGRVLGKAGARALGTAGMLIAAVGMLVAALGGGVAVVVAGVSIAAAGTGVAFVVASATALGVVAPEEAGIASGIVSTFHEFGATIGAALVSSVAAASILGAGDGGFGRGYLTAAVVALAVAVFVVVAAPRRP encoded by the coding sequence ATGTCTCACTACGTGTCGCAGCCCCCCAACCCGCTCCGCCATCGCTGGGGCATCCTTTGGCTGGTCGGCGTGGCCCAGCTGATGCTGATCGTCGACGTGACCGTGGTCGCCATTGCGCTTCCGCACATCGGCGACGACCTGGGTCTCGATCGCCAGGCGCTCACCTGGGTGGTGAGCGGATACACGCTCGCCTTCGGAGGCCTGCTGCTCGTCGGCGGCCGCATCGTCGACCTGATGGGCGCCCGTCGTGTGGTGCTTGCGGCCCTCACCGCGTTCGTCCTCGCGTCGCTGGCTGCTGGGTTCGCCGACTCCGGCACGGTGCTGCTCACCGCGCGGGTGGCGCAGGGCGTGTCCGCCGCGTTCCTGTCGCCCGCCGCTCTTTCGGTCGTCGTGACCACCTTCGACGGCGACGAGCGCAACCGCGCGCTCGGCATCTGGTCGGCGCTCGGCGGCGCTGGCGCCGCGTTGGGGGCCCTGCTCGGCGGCCTGCTCGCGGGCGGACCGGGGTGGCCGTGGATGTTCTTCATGAACATCCCGGTCGGCGTCGTGCTGGTCGTCGCACTCCAGCGCCTTCTGCCCCGCATCCCCCGCGGAGCAGCGGCGGGGCGGATCGACGTGCTCGGCGCCGTGCTCGTCACCGCCGGCACCGGGTTGCTGACCTTCGCGCTGATCCGTGCCGGCGACGCCGGGTGGCTGGACGCCGTGGTGCTCTGGTGCGCGAGCGGCGCGGTCGTGCTCTACGTCGCCTTCACCGCGCGCCAACTGACCGCCCGCGTGCCCCTGATGCAGGTCCGGATGCTCGCACGCCGCCCCGTGGCGACCGGCACCGCCCTCATCGCGGCGGCGACCGCGCTCATGGTGATGATGCTCTTCCTCGGCACCTTCTATCTGCAGGAGGACGAAGGGCTCGGCGCGCTGGTGACCGGACTGCTGTTCCTGCCCGTGGCGGTCGCGACGATGGTCGGCGCCCAGGTCGCGGGCCGCGTGCTCGGGAAGGCCGGGGCTCGGGCCCTCGGAACGGCAGGGATGCTGATCGCGGCGGTGGGGATGCTGGTCGCCGCCCTCGGCGGCGGCGTCGCCGTGGTCGTCGCCGGGGTCTCGATTGCGGCCGCCGGGACGGGTGTCGCGTTCGTGGTGGCCTCGGCGACCGCGCTGGGTGTGGTCGCCCCCGAGGAGGCGGGCATCGCATCCGGGATCGTCAGCACGTTCCACGAGTTCGGCGCCACGATCGGGGCCGCGCTCGTGTCGAGCGTCGCCGCGGCGAGCATCCTCGGCGCGGGCGACGGCGGATTCGGGCGCGGCTACCTGACGGCGGCCGTGGTCGCGCTGGCGGTCGCGGTGTTCGTCGTCGTCGCGGCGCCGCGGCGCCCGTAG
- a CDS encoding SRPBCC domain-containing protein, translating to MTLGSPPKRDADFALEVEVERAPAEVFAAIHDVSAWWITAVGGANAEVGDEFWVEKSGVHTCRLRVAQLVADRRIVWRVVRSTRPSLADSEEWVGTDLTFELFPAADGTRLRFTHVGLSPLDEGYDVSAREWERHLGGRLADLLALRAGTSEGER from the coding sequence ATGACCCTCGGCAGCCCCCCGAAGCGCGATGCCGACTTCGCGCTCGAGGTCGAGGTCGAGCGCGCACCGGCTGAGGTCTTTGCGGCGATCCACGACGTGAGCGCGTGGTGGATCACCGCGGTCGGGGGCGCGAACGCTGAAGTGGGTGACGAGTTCTGGGTCGAGAAGTCGGGTGTGCACACCTGTCGGCTCCGGGTGGCTCAGCTCGTCGCGGATCGGCGTATCGTCTGGCGGGTGGTGCGCAGCACGAGGCCGTCTCTCGCCGACTCCGAGGAGTGGGTGGGCACCGACCTCACGTTCGAACTCTTCCCGGCCGCCGACGGCACGCGGCTGCGGTTCACGCACGTCGGGCTGTCGCCGCTGGATGAGGGCTACGACGTGAGCGCGCGCGAATGGGAGCGCCACCTCGGCGGACGTCTCGCGGACCTGCTCGCCCTGCGGGCAGGCACGTCCGAGGGGGAACGCTGA
- a CDS encoding helix-turn-helix transcriptional regulator, with the protein MVGRERERDVLRDAWATALTGEPRLVVVTGEAGIGKSRLLREFRLELEEAVVAVGQCVEFGAVGIPYAPLADALRDLARRFGTDAVAAAAGAGEAALRTVLEGTPSQRSSVERIDEAFTTALEGLSATVPVAVLIEDLHWADPATLDVLRFASRVARSGHLLVVMSYRDDEIERGHPLRPFLADLERNPRAARATLDRLTPREVRAQAHDLTGAVPTAADARRLSERSQGIPFFVEELLALDAVGAAVPDALADLLLVRYDALPPEARAACRVIAAGGERIALPLLAAVSASDEERLEAALSPAIDAAVLVADEAGYDFRHALVREAVAAQQLPGERVRTHRRFAEALAALPPEAGKRTSRAVRIAHHWYEARELERAFAAALEGMRLSEDAFAFAAAAQLGERALELWDRVPRAKQMAQRSLARLMAETASDWTRSGEFPRAIATAERALDELDDDDLVLRATLMRDRATLLDSTRRAEAVSQLEEALDLLESGTASALRAEILVELAALYMVAGRGRESLDAAARARDEAPREAGRTRSFAANMRGAVLLHQGFVDDALAEYDVALAEAGDDVDALLRYYINLSDGLLMLGRHEASIELAEQGLAIAAAAGVERTSGAILAVNTVDPLFALGEWDRADLLIDRSLELDPPGSFLAYLRRAKIRSTLWRGDVAGAHALWRDWSASLAAVAHWEEQARASQALDIADLLLAAGDVDEAWGVAAQLLEEPRLGSPPQELPLAPTMARLIAHRRRELGDAAAFAEEERRLHEVVERDAWVTTGFWRPLVAAELGGDDGAGSDPQLWQKAVRAAAAPEIPVVAELLTGLGHGRSLVLARDRVAAAATLEAVLERASELGAGLIVTWADDLIQTAGLGARRRGDGPSRSLTAREEQVLEFVAEGLTNAQIAERLFVSPRTVTVHVSAILRKLGASTRTEAVRLAGARR; encoded by the coding sequence ATGGTCGGCCGCGAGCGCGAACGGGATGTGCTGCGCGACGCGTGGGCGACGGCGCTCACCGGGGAGCCACGGCTCGTGGTCGTGACCGGTGAGGCCGGCATCGGCAAGTCGCGGCTGCTGCGGGAGTTCCGGCTGGAGCTGGAGGAGGCGGTGGTCGCCGTCGGGCAGTGCGTCGAATTCGGCGCGGTCGGTATCCCCTACGCCCCGCTCGCCGACGCGCTGCGCGACCTGGCGAGGCGCTTCGGCACGGACGCGGTCGCGGCTGCGGCCGGCGCGGGCGAGGCCGCGCTGCGGACCGTCCTGGAGGGAACCCCGTCGCAGCGGTCGTCGGTGGAGCGGATCGATGAGGCGTTCACGACGGCGCTCGAGGGTCTCAGCGCGACTGTGCCCGTGGCCGTTCTCATCGAGGACCTCCACTGGGCGGATCCGGCGACCCTCGACGTGCTGCGCTTCGCGTCGCGGGTCGCACGCTCCGGGCACCTCCTGGTGGTGATGTCGTACCGGGACGACGAGATCGAACGCGGCCATCCTCTGCGGCCGTTCCTCGCCGACCTCGAGCGGAATCCCCGAGCCGCCCGCGCGACCCTCGACCGCCTCACCCCGCGGGAGGTGCGCGCGCAGGCCCACGACCTCACCGGTGCGGTCCCGACGGCGGCCGACGCCCGGCGACTCTCCGAGCGCAGCCAGGGCATCCCGTTCTTCGTCGAGGAGCTTCTCGCTCTCGACGCCGTCGGGGCCGCCGTGCCGGACGCGCTCGCCGACCTGCTGCTCGTCCGCTACGACGCCCTGCCGCCGGAGGCGCGTGCAGCGTGCCGCGTCATCGCGGCCGGGGGCGAACGGATCGCGCTGCCATTGCTCGCCGCTGTCTCCGCGTCCGACGAGGAGCGGCTCGAGGCAGCCCTCTCGCCGGCGATCGACGCGGCGGTACTCGTCGCGGACGAGGCCGGCTACGACTTCCGCCATGCCCTGGTGCGGGAAGCTGTGGCCGCTCAGCAGCTTCCCGGCGAGCGGGTGCGAACGCACCGGCGGTTCGCCGAGGCGCTCGCAGCACTGCCGCCGGAGGCGGGCAAGCGGACTTCGCGGGCGGTCCGCATCGCGCATCACTGGTACGAGGCGCGCGAGCTCGAGCGTGCGTTCGCCGCCGCGCTCGAGGGCATGCGTCTCAGTGAGGACGCGTTCGCGTTCGCGGCAGCGGCGCAGCTCGGCGAGCGGGCGCTCGAGCTCTGGGACCGCGTGCCGCGGGCGAAGCAGATGGCGCAGCGCAGCCTCGCCCGGCTGATGGCGGAGACGGCGTCCGACTGGACGAGGTCGGGGGAGTTCCCACGCGCCATTGCGACGGCCGAGCGCGCGCTCGACGAGCTGGACGACGACGACCTCGTGCTGCGGGCCACGCTGATGCGCGACCGCGCAACCCTCCTGGACAGCACCCGTCGCGCCGAGGCGGTCTCCCAGCTGGAAGAGGCCCTCGACCTGCTCGAGTCCGGCACGGCATCCGCGCTGCGCGCCGAGATCCTCGTCGAACTGGCGGCGCTGTACATGGTCGCCGGGCGCGGACGGGAGTCGCTGGACGCCGCCGCGCGCGCCCGCGACGAAGCACCTCGCGAGGCGGGGCGCACGCGCTCATTTGCCGCCAACATGCGCGGCGCGGTCCTTCTGCACCAGGGCTTCGTCGACGATGCGCTCGCCGAGTACGACGTGGCTCTCGCTGAAGCGGGTGACGACGTGGACGCGCTGCTGCGTTACTACATCAACCTGTCGGACGGGCTGCTGATGCTCGGCCGGCACGAGGCCTCGATCGAGCTCGCCGAGCAGGGGCTCGCAATCGCGGCGGCCGCGGGGGTCGAGCGCACTTCCGGGGCCATCCTCGCGGTCAACACCGTCGATCCGCTCTTCGCGCTCGGGGAGTGGGACCGCGCCGACCTGCTCATCGACCGCTCGCTGGAATTGGACCCGCCCGGTTCGTTTCTCGCCTACCTGCGCCGGGCGAAGATCCGCTCGACGCTCTGGCGCGGCGACGTCGCCGGGGCGCATGCGCTGTGGCGGGACTGGTCGGCCTCCCTGGCCGCCGTCGCGCACTGGGAGGAGCAGGCCCGCGCCAGTCAGGCCCTCGACATCGCCGACCTGCTGCTTGCGGCGGGTGACGTCGACGAGGCGTGGGGGGTCGCGGCACAGCTGCTTGAGGAGCCGCGGCTCGGCTCGCCGCCGCAGGAGCTTCCCCTCGCGCCCACGATGGCCAGGCTGATCGCCCACCGGCGCCGCGAGCTCGGCGACGCCGCCGCGTTCGCCGAGGAGGAGCGCCGGCTGCACGAGGTGGTCGAGCGCGACGCGTGGGTCACCACCGGATTCTGGCGGCCGCTCGTCGCAGCCGAGCTCGGCGGGGACGACGGGGCCGGCTCGGACCCGCAGCTCTGGCAGAAGGCGGTCCGCGCGGCGGCTGCACCGGAGATCCCCGTGGTCGCGGAACTGCTCACCGGCCTTGGGCATGGCCGTTCCCTCGTGCTGGCCCGCGACCGGGTGGCGGCCGCCGCCACGCTCGAAGCGGTGCTGGAGCGCGCGTCGGAGCTCGGCGCCGGGTTGATCGTCACCTGGGCGGACGATCTGATCCAGACCGCGGGGCTGGGCGCACGCCGACGGGGGGACGGCCCCTCCCGGAGTCTCACGGCGCGCGAGGAGCAGGTGCTGGAGTTCGTCGCCGAGGGGCTCACCAACGCCCAAATCGCGGAGCGGCTGTTCGTCAGCCCGCGCACCGTGACCGTGCATGTGTCGGCCATCCTGCGCAAGCTCGGCGCCAGCACCCGCACCGAAGCCGTTCGCCTGGCCGGAGCGCGGCGGTGA